The Meriones unguiculatus strain TT.TT164.6M chromosome 9, Bangor_MerUng_6.1, whole genome shotgun sequence genome window below encodes:
- the Setdb2 gene encoding histone-lysine N-methyltransferase SETDB2: MGEKNGDAKTFWMELQHDGKVDFIFEKTQDVLQSLKHKIKDGSATNGDYIQAMVLVNEATIKNSSTVEKDDLPVTQNEQENKSSAPPSTSCENSLPGDCTILSTVFLPVNNKAEDLGEKEPRLSVPFHRHVCSSACLRERPLCLKEENPLQLPIRCHFQRRHAKTSSRSSALHVNYKAPCGRSLRNMREVFRYLLETECNFLYTDNFSFNTYVQLTRNYPKQDGVVYEVDISNGVESVPISFCNEIDGSKLPQFKYRKRVWPRAYYLNFSSIFSDSCDCSEGCVDIKKCACLQLTAKNAKECPLSPNGKCSGYNYKRLQRPIPTGIYECNLLCKCNRQLCQNRVIQHGPQVRLQVFKSEKKGWGVRCLDDIDRGTFVCIYSGRLLSKATPKKTNTDENEKEQQNIVKNTFSKKRRLEVVREDCETHPGSCKTEKCPPEFSRDLKAPVVEMNYRNNARTQHHSVIRSPKSKNTVFHYNEKSMGSIFSEPSTPRNKNGFKPAQEPWTSKAGTAHEDSSSNQTEDQQLIESDMVNITPGSKDTSSRCKHMATLKSEDTKKVLKVPVKKSQDEESAASQSPHVLCDKKLPSERTKVLSTSLVELGKESLFLLDASEDGNVGRFLNHSCCPNLWVQNVFVETHDRNFPLVAFFTNRYVKARTELTWDYGYEAGTMPEKEILCQCGFNKCRKKII, from the exons GTGATGCAAAGACTTTCTGGATGGAGCTACAACATGATGGTAAAGTTGACTTTATATTTGAAAAAACACAAGATGTGCTACAGTCTCTAAAACATAAGATAAAAGATGGGTCTGCCACAAATGGAG acTACATTCAAGCAATGGTTTTAGTAAATGAAGCAACTATTAAGAACAGTTCAACAGTGGAAAAGG ATGATTTGCCTGTGACTCAGAATGAACAGGAAAATAAATCAAGTGCACCTCCCTCTACATCATGTGAAAACTCCCTTCCTGGGGACTGTACCattct ATCTACAGTATTCCTCCCCGTGAACAATAAGGCTGAAGATTTAGGGGAGAAGGAACCCCGTTTGAGTGTACCTTTCCATCGCCATGTCTGCTCCAGTGCTTGTCTGAGGGAAAGACCACTGTGTTTGAAGGAAGAAAACCCTCTGCAGCTACCAATCAGATGTCACTTCCAGAGACGACACGCAAAGACAAGCTCTCGTTCTTCCGCCCTGCATGTGAATTATAAAGCACCCTGTGGACGGAGTCTAAGAAACATGAGGGAAGTGTTTCGTTACCTACTTGAGACAGAGTGTAACTTTTTATACACAGACAACTTTTCCTTCAATACTTACGTTCAGTTGACTCGGAATTACCCAAAGCAAGATGGAGTTGTTTATGAAGTGGACATTAGTAATGGAGTGGAGTCGGTGCCAATTTCATTCTGTAATGAAATTGATGGTAGTAAACTTCCACAGTTTAAGTACAGAAAGAGAGTATGGCCCCGAGCATATTATCTAAACTTTTCCAGCATCTTTTCTGATTCGTGTGACTGCTCTGAGGGCTGCGTAGACAT aaaaaaatgtgcatGTCTTCAGTTGACAGCAAAGAATGCCAAAGAGTGTCCCTTGTCACCTAATGGAAAGTGTAGTGGCTATAACTATAAAAGACTGCAGAGACCCATACCTACTGG CATTTATGAATGCAACCTATTGTGCAAGTGTAACCGACAGTTGTGTCAAAACCGAGTCATCCAACATGGTCCTCAGGTGAGGCTACAGGTGTTCAAAAGTGAGAAGAAGGGCTGGGGAGTCCGCTGCCTGGATGACATTGACAGAGGGACATTTGTGTGCATTTATTCAG GAAGGTTACTGAGCAAAGCCACTCCCAAGAAAACTAATActgatgaaaatgaaaaagaacagcAGAACATTGTGAAAAATACATTTTCCAAAAAGAGGAGACTAGAAGTTGTACGTGAAGATTGTGAAACACATCCTGGAAGTTGTAAAACTGAGAAATGTCCTCCTGAGTTTAGCCGTGATCTCAAAGCACCTGTTGT ggaAATGAACtatagaaataatgcaagaaCTCAGCATCACTCAGTCATTAGAAGCCCTAAATCCAAGAATACTGTTTTTCACTACAATGAGAAAAGCATG ggaaGTATTTTCTCAGAGCCTTCCACCCCAAGAAATAAGAATGGATTTAAGCCAGCTCAAGAACCCTGGACCTCTAAAGCTGGGACAGCTCACG AGGATTCAAGTTCAAACCAAACTGAAGACCAACAGCTGATTGAATCAGACATGGTAAATATAACTCCAGGTAGCAAAGACACTTCCTCCAGGTGTAAGCACATGGCCACACTGAAGAGTGAGGACACTAAAAAGGTGCTCAAAGTCCCAGTAAAAAAGTCCCAAGACGAAGAGTCTGCAGCCTCTCAAAGCCCACATGTCTTATGTGATAAAAAGTTGCCAAGTGAAAGGACAAAGGTTCTATCAACTTCCCTGGTAGAGCTTGGTAAGGAGAGTCTGTTTCTACTGGATGCTTCAGAAGATGGAAACGTGGGCCGCTTCCTTAAT catagTTGTTGCCCAAATCTCTGGGTACAGAATGTTTTTGTAGAAACACATGACAGGAATTTTCCATTGGTGGCCTTCTTCACCAACAG GTATGTGAAAGCAAGAACAGAACTAACATGGGATTATGGTTATGAAGCTGGGACCATGCCTGAAAAAGAAATCCTCTGCCAATGTGGGTTTAATAAGTGTCGGAAAAAAATAATATGA